Genomic segment of Bacteroides stercoris ATCC 43183:
CAACTTCGTAGTGGCCTTTACCGCTTGCTTGGCGAGGAAAGCCGTTACATCGTTGCTGTTTTCGTCCAAAGGAATACGGATGTCGTTATCCGCCAGTTTGTCTTTTTCCGCCTGGGCGGCAACTTTCGTCATTGTCTTGACGGCTTCAACCGGATATTTGCCGTAAGCCGTCTCACCGCTCAGCATCAAAGCATCCGTACGGTAATAGATGGCGTTGGCGATGTCGGTAACTTCCGCACGGGTAGGACGCGGGTTGGAAATCATGGTATGGAGCATCTGCGTGGCAACGATAACCGGCTTCTTGGCAAGGATACATTTGCGAATCAGCAAACGCTGGATACCCGGAATACGTTCTTGCGGAACTTCGATACCCAGGTCGCCACGGGCTATCATAACGCCGTCGGCCACTTCGAGAATCTCGTCGATATTGTCCACACCTTCCTGGTTCTCAATCTTGGCAATGATTCTGATGTCGCTGTTGTGGGCATCGAGAATAGCCTTTATATCCAGAATATCCTGTCTGTTGCGCACGAAAGAGTGAGCGATGAAGTCGATGTCTTTCTCGATGGCGTAGAGGATATTGTTGCGGTCTTTTTCCGTCAGTGAAGGCAGGTTGATGCGTACACCCGGCACATTGACACTCTTGCGGCTGCTCAAGGTAGCTTCATTCTGTACCTCGCACAGCAGGTGGTCGGCATTCTTTTCCACAACAACCAGTTCCAGGTCACCGTCGTCGATAAGGATATGACCGCCCACATTGAGGTCGTGTACAAAGTTGGGATAAGAAACGGAGATACATTCGCGGGTAGTCTGCCGGTCGGGATTGCCTACCACTTTTACACGATCGCCTGCCTTGAAGGGAATAGGCTCGTCAAGGACAGTCGTACGCACTTCGGGACCCTTCGTATCCATAAGGATAGCGATGCGGTTGGAAACCGTACGCACATTAGCTATCAGCTTCTCGAAACCTTCGCGGCCTGCATGAGCCGTATTCATACGTACTACGTTCAAACCTGCGTCGAACAACTGTTTTATAAAATCAACATCGCAACGCTGATCGGAAATCGTTGCAACGATTTTTGTCTGTTTCAATAGCATAATCTTGTACCTATTTTATATTAATAATTCCTTTAACGCTTCCAATGCCAGACGGTAGGAGTTCAGCCCAAAGCCGCAAATAACACCCCGGCAGGCACAAGCTATCATGGATACGTGGCGAAACGACTCCCGGGCATGCACATTGGAGATATGAACCTCAATCACCGGAGCAGTGACCGACCGGATCGCATCTTGCAGGGCAATGGACGTATGGGTATAGGCCCCCGCATTCAGGATGATGCCGTCCGCATCAAAACCCACCTGCTGTATCTTGTCTATCAACTCTCCTTCGATGTTGGATTGGAAATAGTCTATCTGTACATCCGCATACTTCTCGCGGAGTCCGGCAAGGTAGTCTTCAAAAGTAACACTGCCATAAATGGAAGGTTCGCGTTTACCCAACAGATTTATATTGGGGCCGTTAATAATCTGTATTCTCATAACACATTTTTTTATACCTTTGTCCACAGAGAACATTCTTTCAAGGTGCAAAGATAGGAAAAAGTAATGAAAGTAGAAGAGAATTTGACGAATAAGGAAAAACGAGCGGTGATAATCAGAAAGTATCAGCAATATCTCAAGCTGGAGAAAGCGCTTTCGCCCAATACGCTCGATGCCTATATGACGGACCTACAGAAACTTCTGCACTTTCTGGAAGGAGAGAATATAGAAATTCCGGACGTAACACCGGATGATTTGCAACGCTTTGCCGCAGGACTCCACGACATCGGTATCCATCCCCGTTCCCAAGCCCGGATACTCTCCGGAATCAAATCGTTCTTCCACTTTCTGGTGATTGCCGACTATCAGGAAGCCGACCCGAGCGAGCTGCTGGAAGGTCCCAAAATCGGGTTCAGGCTACCGGAAGTGCTCACCGTTGAAGAAATCGACAGAATCATTTCCACCGTAGACATGGAGAAGAAAGAGGGACAACGCAACCGGGCTATTCTAGAGACACTGTACAGTTGCGGGTTACGCGTGTCGGAACTGTGTAACCTGAAAATCTCCGACCTCTATTTTGAGGAAGGGTTTATTAAGGTAGAAGGCAAAGGCGGCAAACAGCGTTTAGTACCTATCTCGCCTCGTGCAATCAAGGAGATAAAGTATTGGTTTGCAGACCGCAACCTGGGAAAAATAAAGAAAGGATACGAGGATTACGTATTTCTGGCACGATGGGGTAATAATATCTCCCGCATCATGGTGTTTCACATGATAAAAGAGCTGGCAGAAAAAGCCGGCATCACCAAGAATATCAGTCCGCATACGTTCCGCCACTCCTTCGCCACCCATCTGCTGGAAGGCGGCGCCAATCTGCGGGCCATCCAGTGCATGTTGGGACATGAATCCATCGCCACCACTGAAATCTATACACATATCGACCGGAACAGACTCCGAAGTGAAATTATCGAGCATCATCCCCGCAATATTAAATACAGGAAAGAGCATGGCGTTTATTAAATTATAATAAATGTGATAGTATTATTAACAAATTGCCAAGAGAATTAATATCTTTGCAAAGCTATATATATAGGAATATAGCAACTAATTGTGAATGGACAAATTTCAATTACAAACAATTAATTTATATCTAAAATGACTAAAAAATTGTATCTGCCTTTGTTAGTGGCACTTGTTGCTGTTTTGACATCATGCAGCAGCAAAATGGGTGAACTGTCTTCTGACTATTTCACAGTGACTCCGCAAGTATTGGAAGCCGTAGGCGGTAAGGTACCTGCTACAATTAACGGTAAATTCCCTGAAAAGTATTTCAAGAAAAAAGCTGTAGTGGAAGTTACTCCGGTTTTGAGATGGGAAGGCGGCGAAGCTAAAGGTCAGCCTGCCGTATTCCAGGGTGAAAAAGTAGAAGGCAACGACCAGACTATCTCTTACAAGGCTGGTGGTAGCTACACAATGAAGACTTCTTTCGACTATGTTCCCGAAATGGCTAAGTCTGAATTGTACTTGGAATTCAAAGCTAAAGTTGGAAAGAAAGAAGTTACTATCCCTGCTGTAAAAGTAGCCGACGGTGTTATCTCTACTTCCGAACTGGTTGGCCAGACTTTGGGCAGCGCTAATCCTGCTAACGGTGACGACGCTTTCCAACGCGTAATCAAAGAAAAATATGATGCAAACATCATGTTCTTGATCCAACAGGCTAACATCCGTTCAAGCGAGTTGAAAACTGCCAAAGCATTCAACGAAGAAGTTAAGAACATCAACGAAGCTGCCAACAAGAAGATCAGCAACATCGAAATCTCTGCATACGCTTCTCCCGATGGTGGCGTTGAGCTGAATACTGGTCTGGCTGAAAACCGTCAGAACAATACAGCCAAAGTTATCAACAAGGATTTGAAGAAGAGCAAAATCGAAGCAGCTGTAGATACTAAATATACTGCACAGGACTGGGAAGGTTTCCAGGAACTGGTCAGCAAATCCAACATCCAGGACAAAGAGTTGATTCTCCGCGTTTTGTCAATGTACTCTGATCCTGAACAAAGAGAACAGGAAATCAAGAATATCTCTTCTGTATACAGCACTTTGGCAGAAGAAATCCTTCCGCAACTGCGTCGTTCTCGTCTGACTTTGAACTATGACGTAATCGGTAAGTCTGACGAAGAAATCGCATCTTTGGCTGACAGCGATGCTAAGCAACTGAACATCGAAGAACTGCTGTATGCAGCTACTCTGACTAACGATCCTGCTAAGCAAGAAGCTATCTTCACCAAAGCTACTCAAATCTACCCGAACGACTACCGTGCATACAACAACCTCGGTAAGTTAGCTTACCAAGCCGGTGATTTGGACAAGGCTGAAGGCTACCTGAAGAAATCTCTTTCTATCAAGGATTCTGCTGAAGCTAACATGAACATGGGTCTCGTAGCTTTGAGAAAAGGCGACAAGGCAGCAGCTGAAACTTACCTGGGCAAAGCTTCCGGTACTAAGGAACTGAACGAAGCTCTGGGTAACCTGTACATCGCTCAAGGTCAATATGACAGAGCCGTTAACGCATTTGGCGACACTAAGACCAACAGTGCAGCTTTGGCACAAATCCTGGCTAAGGACTACAACAAGGCTAAGAGCACATTGTCAAGCATCGCTAAACCGGACGCTTACACTGACTACCTGATGGCTGTTGTAGGTGCAAGAACCAACAACTCTTCTATGGTTATGGACAACCTGAAGAAAGCTGTTGCCAAAGATTCTTCACTGGCTAAGAAAGCTGCTTCTGACTTGGAATTCTCCAAATACTTCACGAATGCAGACTTCATGAATATCATCAAATAATAAAGGTTATAAGATGAAAAGAAGTGCCCGGCATAGAAATATGTCGGGCATTTTTTTTTATTCACACCAAAAAGAACTACTTTCGCAGCAACGTATCAGAAGAAGAAAGCCGTATGAAGAATATTTATCTTGCATATTTCCTGATTATCATGCTATCCGCTTGCGGTGGCAAAAGCTCCGACACAGTCAGTCTGAGCGGAGAAATCAAAGGTTTGGGAAATGACACCTTATATATATACGGTGCAGACGAAATGTACGACCGCATGGATACCCTGCCCGTTGAGAACGGCAAATTCTCGAAAACACTCTCTCCGGATACCTTGGTAGCTGCATGGCTGTTGTTCAGCGACGGCAGCCGATACCCTTTCTTCATGGATAAAGGTGACAAAATACACATAAAAGGCTCTGCTGCCGAACTAAACAGTATGGAAATAACCGGCAACCCACACAATGAAGAGTTGACCGCCTTCCGGAAAGAGCTGAAAGGATTGGGCAAACCGTCTGAAAAAGTCCTGGAAGAGAAAGCCGGCAAATTTATCAATGAGCATCATTCCTCTTTAGCGAGTATCTACCTGCTTGACAAGTACTTCGCACAAAAAGAAAAGCCGGATTATACCCTAATCAAACAACTGACCGAGCACATGACGGGAGAACTGAAAGACCGTCCCTATATCGACGGGCTGCTCGACCGCATCCAGGAAGAAGAAAAGGCTGCGACCGGAAAGACTGCCGCCTACTTCCGCCTGCCCAACGCCGAAGGGAAGCAGATAACCCGTTCGAACTTCAAAGACCAATACCTGCTAATACACTTCTGGGCTTCCTGGAATACCGTGAGCCGCGACAGCAATGCTGTTTACCGCAGAATCTACAGGAAAGGACAAAAGAACAAGAAATTCGCGCTTTTAGGAATTTCTTTAGACCTCAACAAAGACAATTGGAAAAAGGCTATCGAAACAGATACCCTGAAATGGGAGCAAGCATGCGACCTTTCCGGCTGGGAGACCGGAGTTGTAAAGCAACTTGCCATAAGAACCCTGCCTGCCAATGTACTGCTCAGCCCTTCCGGAAGGATTGAAGGAAAGAACCTGAGTGAAGCGGCTATCGAAAAGAAGCTGAAAGACATAGAAGAACAAGAGAAGAAAGAAAAAGAAAAGAAGAGGGAAATAGAGAACGAAAGGAAAAAGAAACGATAACTTTTCTATCGGTAATCACTAAACCCTAATCACTAAACACTCAAATTACATGCTCATCAAAGTTTTTGGAGCGGCTGTTCAAGGTATTGATGCAACCCTCATCACTATCGAAGTCAACAGCTCCAGAGGCTGTATGTTCTATCTCGTCGGCTTGCCGGACTCTGCTGTCAAGGAAAGCCACCAACGCATCATTTCCGCACTGCAAGTAAACGGTTACCGGATGCCTACCAGCAATATCGTCATCAACATGGCACCGGCTGATATCCGCAAAGAAGGCGCCGCCTACGACCTGCCGTTGGCTATCGGCATGTTAGGTGCCAGCGAAGTAATCAAACCGGACAAGTTGAGCCGCTATCTGTTAATGGGAGAACTAAGTCTCGACGGCAGCCTGCAACCCATTAAAGGCGCACTGCCCATTGCCATAAAAGCCAGAGAACTCGGTTTTGAAGGAATCATCATACCCAGACAGAATACACGGGAAGCCGCTGTTGTAAATAACCTGAAAGTTTACGGAGCAAAGAACCTGAAAGAGGTCATCGAGTTCTTCAACGACAAACAGGAACTGGAGCTGGTACATGTCGACACCCGTAAAGAGTTCTATACCCGGCAGAATGACTTTGATCTGGATTTCTCCGACGTGAAAGGACAGGAAAACGTAAAACGCGCGTTAGAGGTAGCGGCTGCAGGCGGACATAATATTCTACTGATAGGTGCTCCCGGCAGCGGAAAATCCATGCTTGCCAAGCGCCTTCCCTCTATCCTCCCCCCGTTAACATTGGGCGAAAGCCTTGAAACCACCAAGATACACTCTGTTGCAGGGAAGCTGGAACAGGAAAGCGGACTTATCTCCAAACGACCGTTCCGCGCTCCTCACCACACAATTTCTACTGTAGCCATGACAGGAGGCGGCAGTTTCCCACAACCGGGAGAAATCAGCCTGGCACACAACGGAGTCTTATTCCTCGATGAGTTGCCGGAGTTCAATCGAAATGTACTTGAAGTACTGCGCCAGCCGCTGGAAGACCGGGAAATCAGCATTTCCCGAATTAAATGCAATGTCAAATATCCGGCCAGCCTGATTCTCGCAGCATCCATGAACCCCTGCCCTTGCGGATACTACAACCATCCTACCAAAGCCTGCGTATGCAGCCCGGGGCAAGTACAGAAATACCTGAACCGCATTTCGGGACCTTTGCTCGACCGTATCGACCTGCAAATCGAAGTCATCCCCGTTCCCTTTGAGAAGATGTCGGATGCACGTCCCGGTGAATCGAGCACCCTCATTCGGGAACGCGTAGTACGCGCACGTCAGACCCAATCCGAAAGATATGCCGAAATTCCCGGTGTATATTGCAATGCACAGATGAACAGCAAATTACTTGCCCGTTATGCCCGTCCCGATGATAAAGGGCTGGCACTGCTGAAAACGGCCATGAACCGCTTCAACCTCTCGGCACGCGCCTACGACCGCATCTTAAAAGTCTCACGTACCATCGCCGATCTTGAGGGCTGCGAACTGATACAGCCCTCGCATTTGGCAGAAGCAATCGGATACAGAAACCTGGACAGGGAAGATTGGGCCGGATAGCCCTGTATCAGTCTTATATAGCCCTCTTTTTCAGTTTAAAGACTACCTCTCTGTCATCTTTACCTTCATACCTGCCGTTTCCACCTTTCGGATTCATCTTTATATCCACAGAATCGGTCTGGTAAACCCCGGTAAGGTCCTCACAGATAATACGGAAGTCCTGATAACCGGTTATGGTATTCTGATAAAGATACTCTCCGTTTTCTTTGGTATAAACCGTATCGGATAAAACAGCATAGCCATATGAACCGTCGGCAGGAGAAGCTATATGCTTTACCAGAATTCTGGCATCGGGCACAACCTGCCGGCTCTCTCCCAGTACTTTACCTCTGAATTCATATTTGGCATAAGAAGTACAATTCTCACTTCCTGCCCCCATACTGTTTTCATCGCAATATGCGAACCCCAATAAAATCAATGCACCGAACATCACGCCGTTGAAAATTCTAAGCCATTGTTCTTTTTCTCTCTTCATAGTGTGTTTATAGTCTAAGTTATATCCTATAAACGCCTATCCCAACAAAATACTGCACAACAACCCGACTTTTAACGTATAATCAGTTCTTTTCTATTCTGATGCGGGCATCCACTGCTATTACGTACTTTTCCGTGGCCAACAACGGATTGATATCCATTTCCTTAATTTCCGTAGCAAAGCGCAGCAAAGTGGACAAGCGGACAATAATTTCGGCAAACCTGTCCTCATTCACCCCTTTCTGCCCGCGCGTGCCTTTTATTATCTTATAGGCGCGCAACGAATGAATCATCGAATAAGCCTCCTCATAAGACAAAGGAGCCAGACCGGAGGATACGTCTTTCAGCACCTCCACAAAGATACCGCCCAAGCCGCAAAGCACTACATGCCCGAATTTCTCCTCATACTTGGCTCCGATAAACAGTTCCGTTCCTTTCAACATAGGCTGCACCATGATACCCGTTACTTCCGGAATCTGCATCATCCGTTCAAACTCCAACGCCAGATGCTGTTCACTCTTTATATTCAGTACCACACCGCCTACATCGGATTTATGCACAGGCCCCACCACCTTTGCCACTACCGGGAATCCGGCACGACGGGCAAATGCAAGCACCTCTTCCTTGTTTGCAGACACAAACTCCTCCACTACAGGAATACCGGCAGAATGCAGCAAAGCCTGCACGTAATGCGGTTCTATATAACCGTTTTCGGGGATGGAATCAATGATGCGGCGGATGCGCGGAACATCCACGCCAAACAGCTCTATTTCATTATTTGCCGGTTTCGAGGCATTCATAATGCGCGATAAAGCCGTACCCAACGTCACTTCATCGGCAAAGTTCACGTGACCTTTGGCAAGAAAAGCGGCCACTTCGGCTCCTGCCGTATTAATGGACGGGAGAATAGGGAATATCGGTTTCCTGCAAGCCTGCATCTTCTCATGCAGCACATCGTACATTTCGAACATGGTGACCAATCCCGGTGTACCGAAAATAGCCATTACCGCATCCACATTATCAAACTTCTCTTCGCAATATTCCAAACAAAGCCGCAGATGCTCAGGCGTACCCGTAGCTAAAATATCTATTGGATTACCAACAGCAGCTCCCGGAAAAAGCTTGCTTTTCAGCTCTTCGGCAAGCTCACCTTCCAGCTTCGGCACATTCAGTCCGCCCTTGCTCAAGGCATCGGTCAACATCACCCCCGGTCCGCCGGCATGGGTGATAATGGCAAAATTCTTTCCTTTCAGTTCCGGCAAAGTGAAGATACATCCTACCGTAGTCAGCTCTTCACGGGAGTAGCAACGTACGATACCTGCTTTACGGAACAAAGCCTCCACCGCCGAATCGGAACTGGCGATAGCTCCCGTATGCGAGGATGCCGCACGGCTGCCACTCTCACTGCTTCCCGACTTGATAGCCGCAATCTTACATCCTTTTCTTATCAGAGAAGAAGCATGGAACAGCAATCTGTCAGGGTCGCCTATACTTTCTATATAAAGCAGTTTTATCCTGGAATCGTTTTCAGCATCGAAATGCTCGTCCATATATTGCAGCACATCTTCCACTCCAATCTGTTTGGCATTGCCCACAGACCATACGGAATTGAACTGCAAGCCTTTAGTTACCGCGCTCTCCAGAATAAACACCGCAGTGGCCCCGGAACTGGAAATCAAATCAACACCCTGCGGGTTCAAATTGGGAATAGGCTGGCTGAACACGCTATGATGCCACGTATTCATCAGCCCGATACAATTGGGACCTATCAACGAAGCGCCGTACTTATTCACTGTTTCCAGAATACGGTCTTCCAACAACGCCCCTTCATGCGTTTCCTCTCCGAAACCTGCAGAGAGAATGATGAACGCACGTACCTGCTTTTCCGCAGCAAGCAATTCTACCGCATCCGGACAAAAAGATGCCGGTATGGCAAGTATTGCCAAGTCCGTATCCGGAATATCCTTTACATCAGCATACGCTGTAACGCCCTGTACTTCTGCTTCTTTCGGATTGACGGCACGCAGTTCTCCGGTATAACCGCCATTAATCAGATTTCTCAAAATAGCTCCACCGGGTTTATGTACATTGTTGGAAGCTCCCACCACCACAATACTGGCAGGACGCAGCAATTGGTTTGTTATCATAGTCTGTTCATATTAGTAAAGTACGACAATCGCACAAATATACAATTTATATACATAATGACAAGAAGATAACCTTTTAATATTACCGTATCCTTGTTCTTCCAAAGACGAAATATTCCGGACACGAAGTATATAGGGCTCTTTTTGTAGGTTTAAGAGAAAACCGTTATCTTTGCACTGCTTAAAAGTGTTCATAACAAAAGAGATACATAGATACAATGGAAAAGAAATTCAAGCGTACCACCGTGACATCGGCGTTGCCCTATGCCAACGGCCCCGTTCATATCGGACACTTGGCAGGGGTGTATGTACCTGCCGACATCTACGTCCGCTACCTGAGACTGAAAAAAGAAGACGTAGTCTTTATCGGCGGCTCCGACGAACACGGAGTGCCCATCACCATCCGTGCCAAAAAAGAAGGGATTACACCGCAAGATGTAGTAGACCGCTATCATACGCTTATCAAGAAGTCTTTTGAGGAATTCGGCATTTCGTTTGACGTATACAGCCGTACTACTTCAAAAACGCATCACGATACAGCTTCCGAATTCTTCCGCAAACTGTACGATAAGGGCGAATTCATCGAAAAGACCAGCATGCAATACTACGACGAGGAAGCCAAGACTTTCCTTGCCGACCGCTACATCACCGGCGAGTGTCCGCATTGCCACGCAGAGGGCGCTTACGGCGACCAATGCGAGAAATGCGGTACAAGCCTCAGCCCTACCGACCTGATTAATCCGAAAAGCGCCATCAGCGGCAGCCAGCCCGTAATGCGCGAAACCAAGCACTGGTATCTGCCCCTCGACAAACATGAAGCATGGTTGCGCCAGTGGATATTGGAAGACCATAAAGAATGGCGTCCCAACGTGTATGGCCAATGCAAGAGCTGGCTCGACATGGGCTTGCAGCCGCGTGCCGTGAGCCGCGACCTGGATTGGGGTATTCCCGTTCCGGTAGAAGGCGCCGAAGGTAAGGTGCTTTATGTATGGTTCGATGCTCCCATCGGTTATATCAGCAATACCAAAGAACTGCTGCCCGACTCTTGGGAGAAATGGTGGAAAGACCCTGAAACACGTCTGGTTCACTTCATCGGAAAAGACAACATCGTATTCCACTGCATCGTATTCCCCGCCATGCTGAAGGCGGAAGGCAGTTATATCCTGCCCGACAACGTGCCCAGCAACGAGTTCCTGAATCTGGAAGGAGACAAGATTTCCACTTCACGCAACTGGGCCGTATGGTTGCACGAGTATCTGGAAGACTTCCCCGGCAAGCAGGACGTGCTGCGCTATGTGCTCACTGCTAACGCTCCGGAAACAAAAGACAACGACTTCACTTGGAAAGACTTCCAGGCACGTAACAACAACGAGCTGGTAGCGGTATACGGCAACTTCGTAAACCGTGCCCTGCAACTCACCAAGAAATACTTCGACGGTGTAGTGCCCGCTGCCGGCGAACTGAACGACTACGACCGCGAAACACTGAAAGAGTTTGCCGACGTAAAAGAAGAAGTGGAGAAGCTGCTCGACGTATTCAAATTCCGCGATGCGCAGAAGGAAGCCATGAACCTGGCACGTATCGGTAATAAATATCTGGCAGACACCGAACCCTGGAAGCTTGCCAAGACGGACATGCCGCGTGTAGCCACCATCCTGAATATCTCCCTGCAGCTGGTTGCCAACCTCGCCATCGCTTTCGAACCGTTCCTGCCGTTCAGCAGCGAAAAGCTCCGCAAGATGCTGAACATGGACAGCTTCGACTGGGCAGAGCTCGGCCATACAGACCTGCTCCCCGCCGGACACCAACTGGCAACTCCCGAACTGCTGTTCGAGAAGATTGAGGATGATGTTATCCAGGCACAGGTAGACAAACTGCTCGCCACCAAGAAAGCAAACGAGGCAGCCGGCTACAAAGCCA
This window contains:
- the pyk gene encoding pyruvate kinase, whose protein sequence is MLLKQTKIVATISDQRCDVDFIKQLFDAGLNVVRMNTAHAGREGFEKLIANVRTVSNRIAILMDTKGPEVRTTVLDEPIPFKAGDRVKVVGNPDRQTTRECISVSYPNFVHDLNVGGHILIDDGDLELVVVEKNADHLLCEVQNEATLSSRKSVNVPGVRINLPSLTEKDRNNILYAIEKDIDFIAHSFVRNRQDILDIKAILDAHNSDIRIIAKIENQEGVDNIDEILEVADGVMIARGDLGIEVPQERIPGIQRLLIRKCILAKKPVIVATQMLHTMISNPRPTRAEVTDIANAIYYRTDALMLSGETAYGKYPVEAVKTMTKVAAQAEKDKLADNDIRIPLDENSNDVTAFLAKQAVKATTKLKIRAIITDSYSGRTARNLAAFRGKYPVLAICYKEKTMRHLALSYGVEAIYMPELANGQEYYFAALRRLLQEGRLQPTDMVGYLSSGKAGTQTSFLEINVVEDALKHAEDSVLPNSNRYL
- the aroQ gene encoding type II 3-dehydroquinate dehydratase, whose product is MRIQIINGPNINLLGKREPSIYGSVTFEDYLAGLREKYADVQIDYFQSNIEGELIDKIQQVGFDADGIILNAGAYTHTSIALQDAIRSVTAPVIEVHISNVHARESFRHVSMIACACRGVICGFGLNSYRLALEALKELLI
- the xerD gene encoding site-specific tyrosine recombinase XerD; the protein is MKVEENLTNKEKRAVIIRKYQQYLKLEKALSPNTLDAYMTDLQKLLHFLEGENIEIPDVTPDDLQRFAAGLHDIGIHPRSQARILSGIKSFFHFLVIADYQEADPSELLEGPKIGFRLPEVLTVEEIDRIISTVDMEKKEGQRNRAILETLYSCGLRVSELCNLKISDLYFEEGFIKVEGKGGKQRLVPISPRAIKEIKYWFADRNLGKIKKGYEDYVFLARWGNNISRIMVFHMIKELAEKAGITKNISPHTFRHSFATHLLEGGANLRAIQCMLGHESIATTEIYTHIDRNRLRSEIIEHHPRNIKYRKEHGVY
- a CDS encoding tetratricopeptide repeat protein, which translates into the protein MTKKLYLPLLVALVAVLTSCSSKMGELSSDYFTVTPQVLEAVGGKVPATINGKFPEKYFKKKAVVEVTPVLRWEGGEAKGQPAVFQGEKVEGNDQTISYKAGGSYTMKTSFDYVPEMAKSELYLEFKAKVGKKEVTIPAVKVADGVISTSELVGQTLGSANPANGDDAFQRVIKEKYDANIMFLIQQANIRSSELKTAKAFNEEVKNINEAANKKISNIEISAYASPDGGVELNTGLAENRQNNTAKVINKDLKKSKIEAAVDTKYTAQDWEGFQELVSKSNIQDKELILRVLSMYSDPEQREQEIKNISSVYSTLAEEILPQLRRSRLTLNYDVIGKSDEEIASLADSDAKQLNIEELLYAATLTNDPAKQEAIFTKATQIYPNDYRAYNNLGKLAYQAGDLDKAEGYLKKSLSIKDSAEANMNMGLVALRKGDKAAAETYLGKASGTKELNEALGNLYIAQGQYDRAVNAFGDTKTNSAALAQILAKDYNKAKSTLSSIAKPDAYTDYLMAVVGARTNNSSMVMDNLKKAVAKDSSLAKKAASDLEFSKYFTNADFMNIIK
- a CDS encoding TlpA disulfide reductase family protein gives rise to the protein MKNIYLAYFLIIMLSACGGKSSDTVSLSGEIKGLGNDTLYIYGADEMYDRMDTLPVENGKFSKTLSPDTLVAAWLLFSDGSRYPFFMDKGDKIHIKGSAAELNSMEITGNPHNEELTAFRKELKGLGKPSEKVLEEKAGKFINEHHSSLASIYLLDKYFAQKEKPDYTLIKQLTEHMTGELKDRPYIDGLLDRIQEEEKAATGKTAAYFRLPNAEGKQITRSNFKDQYLLIHFWASWNTVSRDSNAVYRRIYRKGQKNKKFALLGISLDLNKDNWKKAIETDTLKWEQACDLSGWETGVVKQLAIRTLPANVLLSPSGRIEGKNLSEAAIEKKLKDIEEQEKKEKEKKREIENERKKKR
- a CDS encoding YifB family Mg chelatase-like AAA ATPase, producing MLIKVFGAAVQGIDATLITIEVNSSRGCMFYLVGLPDSAVKESHQRIISALQVNGYRMPTSNIVINMAPADIRKEGAAYDLPLAIGMLGASEVIKPDKLSRYLLMGELSLDGSLQPIKGALPIAIKARELGFEGIIIPRQNTREAAVVNNLKVYGAKNLKEVIEFFNDKQELELVHVDTRKEFYTRQNDFDLDFSDVKGQENVKRALEVAAAGGHNILLIGAPGSGKSMLAKRLPSILPPLTLGESLETTKIHSVAGKLEQESGLISKRPFRAPHHTISTVAMTGGGSFPQPGEISLAHNGVLFLDELPEFNRNVLEVLRQPLEDREISISRIKCNVKYPASLILAASMNPCPCGYYNHPTKACVCSPGQVQKYLNRISGPLLDRIDLQIEVIPVPFEKMSDARPGESSTLIRERVVRARQTQSERYAEIPGVYCNAQMNSKLLARYARPDDKGLALLKTAMNRFNLSARAYDRILKVSRTIADLEGCELIQPSHLAEAIGYRNLDREDWAG
- a CDS encoding radical SAM-associated putative lipoprotein — translated: MKREKEQWLRIFNGVMFGALILLGFAYCDENSMGAGSENCTSYAKYEFRGKVLGESRQVVPDARILVKHIASPADGSYGYAVLSDTVYTKENGEYLYQNTITGYQDFRIICEDLTGVYQTDSVDIKMNPKGGNGRYEGKDDREVVFKLKKRAI
- a CDS encoding acetate--CoA ligase family protein encodes the protein MITNQLLRPASIVVVGASNNVHKPGGAILRNLINGGYTGELRAVNPKEAEVQGVTAYADVKDIPDTDLAILAIPASFCPDAVELLAAEKQVRAFIILSAGFGEETHEGALLEDRILETVNKYGASLIGPNCIGLMNTWHHSVFSQPIPNLNPQGVDLISSSGATAVFILESAVTKGLQFNSVWSVGNAKQIGVEDVLQYMDEHFDAENDSRIKLLYIESIGDPDRLLFHASSLIRKGCKIAAIKSGSSESGSRAASSHTGAIASSDSAVEALFRKAGIVRCYSREELTTVGCIFTLPELKGKNFAIITHAGGPGVMLTDALSKGGLNVPKLEGELAEELKSKLFPGAAVGNPIDILATGTPEHLRLCLEYCEEKFDNVDAVMAIFGTPGLVTMFEMYDVLHEKMQACRKPIFPILPSINTAGAEVAAFLAKGHVNFADEVTLGTALSRIMNASKPANNEIELFGVDVPRIRRIIDSIPENGYIEPHYVQALLHSAGIPVVEEFVSANKEEVLAFARRAGFPVVAKVVGPVHKSDVGGVVLNIKSEQHLALEFERMMQIPEVTGIMVQPMLKGTELFIGAKYEEKFGHVVLCGLGGIFVEVLKDVSSGLAPLSYEEAYSMIHSLRAYKIIKGTRGQKGVNEDRFAEIIVRLSTLLRFATEIKEMDINPLLATEKYVIAVDARIRIEKN